GGACAAATGGGATGTAATCACGAAAaggaactaaaaataaaaataattgccACGTGCTTTACATACAACCGAAACAACTTACCTTAGTAATAGTATATGCTATATACTTCGAATAAGAATACATTTCACCCTCATCAGCTATCGCATATATTTACATAGGAAAACTCACAATTTTGACAGCCCACGCTAACTCTAAGCCAATACTACAAAAAGAACCCTCAAAACGGGCTGTCTCAACCGAAAAGAACTCATTTTCCTTGTCTGATGTCATCCACCAAAATTTCAGGCTCTCATGCTGGAGAGGCAGAGGTGAAaccgaatcgatcaggcagTTTTGTACTGGTTAATGGAGAATAATGCTCCATCTGATGAACGAACTGTACATCATGAACCAAAGGGTTACTGGTTCTGCCCGGAGGAGATCCCGAGTAGAAGGAAAGTGAGCATCCATTACTGCACAAAGATTCTCCCTCATCCCTTGTCTGCAATTTACAGCATTGATAACGTCAAGAGGCTATTAGAGGCAAGTATGCATATAACGGCATGAATATTGTCATTGAGGACATTAACAACCATACCTTTTCGGTTGTAATCATGCTGAGGGTTCCACTTCTTCCATCAGAATTCATTTGACTGATATTGCAGAATGCAGATTAAAAACAAGAATAAGTGCAATGTCAAGTTGTCAACTAAGAAAAACTCTGATCAGTTCTAACTAACCTGTGACTGTTGCATCCTAAGGTCCTGAGAAATTCAGGAACAGAAGATCCAAGCCGGCGAGGCTTTGGACAGAGGGGAGGATTGTTGCATCCGTAGCCAAGCCTGGTCTCGGCACCTGTATCAACAACATTGCTTTTAACTGATAAGTGATGCATCTGCGTCCCTTGCAAAATGAGGAAAATCAAATCCCCGTCACAAGTGATAATGGACCGCTTTTATAACTCTTCTTAATTGTTTATAACTCGTTGAAGCCGAGAAGAAGAGGACACAAGTTTAACAATTTAAAGATTAACCACATGTTTATCATCAGAGTGAGAGAAATGCTAGTGGGATGAGTGATTCAGCGCAGCGCAGCGCAGTCACAGTGGGAGTTGGGACGGCAGATGTTATTTCTGGAAAGGGAGAAAATGCTTTGCTTGGCCGAGAATAGATGTAGGGTTGGGCTTTTGTGCTCCTcttttttctccatttcttgtCTGGCCTAAAATTGATTTGGTCCACGCAATCCATGATTGAAGTTTTCTTCTACAACTCCGACGATTAGGTGTCATTTTCTAAGCTTGACTCGCGTAGGACAATATTCGAAGTGCCTGTTTTACAGGTGATGTTAGCGTGCAAAACAAACTTTGCGAGTAATCTGTTGCTCTGTAGAATGACCATCTGATCTCATGTTTTCCGATTATTTTTCAGTTTTGAGGATCGCAGAATTGAAATATACTGGGGTACCAATATTGCCAGTAATTGTTCTCTTCATGCAGAAGACTGAGATAATGACagaaggaataaaaaaaaattctttataaTCCGAAGCGATCACGCTATCCCTTTGGAATTTTCGTTCTTGACTAACTGTTTCCTACATCTCAACAACTAGTTCTAATGAACTCCCTAGTTCCTCCAGGCAACCTCTCGAATAATAATACCTCATGCTCTCCATATCTTCCAGACGAAAGCAACAAAAattaacatgaacctacaatgGTAGCTTTGGCCTCTGTCTCGCTTTTGCTTTGTTTTACGCCTGCACTCCACCAGCACTTGTTCAATCCACCTTTCAAAGTAAAATCGCGTTACCAAAAAAACTTCTACCATTTAGCAATATCTCAAAAGCACCAATGGTCACTCGTAAACCACCATAAGAGTGAATCCATCTTTAGAGACTTAATTTAAAAGAATCTCCTCCTGAACCCACGATCTAAATGCTGTTACCCACCATGTCAGATCAGATTAAAAGGCTTTACCTTTCAAAAAACCCAGTGCTTAGGTGTGATATTTTGTCCAGAAATAAAAACATATGAAGGTATACCACATCAAACATCGGCCATATTACACAACACGCATGGAAGCAGATCATGAACAGAG
The genomic region above belongs to Coffea arabica cultivar ET-39 chromosome 7c, Coffea Arabica ET-39 HiFi, whole genome shotgun sequence and contains:
- the LOC113699364 gene encoding uncharacterized protein — encoded protein: MHHLSVKSNVVDTGAETRLGYGCNNPPLCPKPRRLGSSVPEFLRTLGCNSHSQMNSDGRSGTLSMITTEKTRDEGESLCSNGCSLSFYSGSPPGRTSNPLVHDVQFVHQMEHYSPLTSTKLPDRFGFTSASPA